The Geotalea uraniireducens Rf4 genome window below encodes:
- the ftsA gene encoding cell division protein FtsA, which yields MSAKRDNLIVGLDIGTTKICAIVGNLTEEGIDIVGIGTSPSRGLRKGVVINIESTVASIRKAVEEAELMAGCEIKSVYAGIAGGHIKGFNSQGVIAIKNREVCSDDVKRVIDAAKAIAIPMDREVIHILPQEFIIDDQDGIREPLGMSGVRLEAKVHIVTGAVASAQNIIKSCNRAGLDVADIVLEQLASSEAVLSADEKELGVALVDVGGGTTDIAIFVDGAIKHTSVLSLGGNHLTNDIAVGLRTPMAEAEKIKQKYGCCMASLVGKDETIEVPSVGGRKPRILSRQLLSEILEPRVEEIFTLVNREIVKSGLEDLIASGVVITGGSTILEGMPELAEQVFNLPVRRGLPQRIGGLVDVVNSPAYATGVGLVVYGSKNVGVHEFPSAQSEDNIFRKVSRRMKEWFGEFF from the coding sequence CGGCAATCTCACTGAAGAAGGTATCGATATTGTCGGGATCGGCACAAGCCCCTCCCGGGGACTGCGCAAGGGAGTGGTCATCAATATCGAGAGCACGGTAGCTTCCATCAGAAAGGCGGTGGAAGAGGCTGAGCTGATGGCAGGCTGCGAAATCAAGTCGGTATATGCCGGCATAGCCGGTGGCCACATCAAGGGATTCAACTCTCAAGGGGTGATTGCCATCAAGAACCGCGAGGTCTGCTCGGATGACGTGAAAAGGGTCATCGATGCGGCCAAGGCGATCGCCATTCCCATGGACCGTGAGGTTATTCATATCCTTCCCCAGGAATTCATCATCGACGACCAGGACGGCATCCGCGAACCGCTGGGCATGAGCGGCGTCAGGCTGGAGGCCAAGGTGCATATCGTCACCGGTGCCGTTGCCAGTGCCCAGAACATCATCAAGTCATGCAACCGCGCCGGACTTGACGTGGCGGATATCGTCCTTGAGCAGCTCGCTTCGTCCGAGGCGGTTCTTTCTGCCGACGAAAAGGAGCTGGGAGTGGCACTGGTCGATGTCGGCGGGGGAACCACGGATATCGCCATTTTCGTGGACGGCGCCATCAAGCACACTTCCGTGCTGTCGCTCGGGGGAAATCATCTGACCAACGATATCGCCGTGGGACTCAGAACGCCGATGGCTGAAGCTGAGAAGATCAAGCAGAAGTATGGTTGCTGCATGGCCTCCCTGGTCGGCAAGGACGAAACCATCGAAGTGCCGAGCGTCGGCGGCAGAAAGCCGCGGATACTCTCCCGGCAGCTCTTGTCGGAAATCCTTGAACCTCGGGTTGAAGAAATATTCACCCTGGTGAACCGGGAGATCGTCAAGTCGGGTTTAGAGGATCTGATCGCCTCCGGGGTGGTAATCACGGGTGGCAGCACCATTCTCGAAGGGATGCCCGAGCTTGCCGAGCAGGTGTTCAACCTGCCGGTGCGCAGAGGATTGCCGCAGCGCATCGGCGGTCTGGTCGACGTGGTGAATTCGCCGGCCTATGCAACAGGTGTCGGACTTGTGGTCTATGGCAGCAAAAATGTCGGGGTTCACGAGTTCCCCTCAGCCCAGAGCGAGGACAACATCTTCCGCAAGGTGAGCAGAAGAATGAAGGAGTGGTTCGGAGAGTTCTTTTGA